In one Podarcis muralis chromosome 7, rPodMur119.hap1.1, whole genome shotgun sequence genomic region, the following are encoded:
- the LOC114602643 gene encoding LOW QUALITY PROTEIN: transformer-2 protein homolog alpha-like (The sequence of the model RefSeq protein was modified relative to this genomic sequence to represent the inferred CDS: inserted 2 bases in 1 codon; substituted 1 base at 1 genomic stop codon), whose translation MLLARVPARFVRLPGWEESAAMSDMEENNFEGRESRSQSKSPAGSPARVKSESRSGSRSPSRASKHSESRSRSRSKSRSRSRRHSHRCYTRSRSHSHRRRSQSRSXIIHSRXYRRRRSRSHSPMSNRRRHTGSRANPDPNTCLGVFGLSLYKTERDLREVFSRYGPLSGVNVVYDQRTGRSNAKQQQHFERIDDSKEALEHANGMELDGRRIRVDYSITKRAHMPTPGIYMGRPTHSGGGGGGGGGAGRHRDSYYDRGYDRGYDRYEEYDYRYRRRSPSPYYSRYRSWSRSHSYSPRRY comes from the exons ATGCTCCTCGCCCGGGTTCCCGCTCGTTTCGTCCGCCTGCCGGGTTGGGAGGAAAGCGCCGCCATGAGTGACATGGAGGAGAACAACTTTGAGGGGAGGGAGTCGCGCTCCCAGTCAAAATCTCCAGCTGGGAGTCCTGCTCGTGTAAAATCTGAGAGCAGGTCAGGATCACGTAGCCCATCAAGAGCTTCTAAACATTCTGAGTCACGCTCTCGATCAAGATCAAAATCCAGGTCCAGGTCAAGAAGGCATTCTCACAGGTGTTACACTCGCTCTAGATCCCATTCTCATAGAAGGCGATCACAAAGCAGATCATAGATCATACACTCCAG GTACCGGCGTCGAAGGAGCCGCAGTCACTCTCCAATGTCTAACCGAAGAAGGCACACTGGCAGCAGAGCTAATCCAGATCCTAATACATGCCTTGGCGTGTTTGGCCTCAGTTTGTATAAAACTGAGAGGGATCTTCGTGAAGTCTTCTCTCGTTACGGACCTTTGAGCGGTGTCAATGTGGTTTATGATCAACGAACTGGacgatcaaacgc taaacaacaacaacactttgaaaGAATAGATGATTCTAAAGAGGCATTGGAACATGCAAATGGAATGGAGCTGGATGGCAGGAGAATCCGGGTGGATTATTCTATCACAAAGAGAGCACACATGCCCACCCCTGGAATCTACATGGGTAGGCCAACCCATAGTGGAGGTGGTggcggaggaggtggaggagctgGCCGTCACCGTGATTCCTATTACGACAGAGGATATGACCGAGGCTATGACAGATATGAAGAATATGATTACCGTTACAGGAGGCGATCACCTTCACCTTACTATAGTCGTTACAGATCATGGTCAAGATCCCATTCCTACAGCCCAAGGCGCTATTGA